In Novosphingobium kaempferiae, the DNA window GGTCTCGCCGCCGTACTCGTAGATGTAGTCGCCGGTGTGGAGCACGAAGTCGATCGCGGGATCCTTCGCGATCGCGTCATAGGCGTTGAAGAAGCCGAACGGGAAGTTCGAACAGGAGGCGAGCGCGATGCCCAGCGTCTCCAGGTGCCCGGTCGGCAGGGTGCGCGCGCGACCGATGGGAGAGCGAGCTTTCCCCATGCGGAAGCGGTAGAAGAAGGTGCCGCCCGCAGGCAGCCCGGTGGCGAGCGCCTTGACGGTGAAGTCGCGCGCAGCGTCTGTGCGGACCGAACCGGACTTGAGGATCTTCGCGAAGGCCGGGCTGTCCGACAGTTCCCACGCGACGTCGACGGACGCGGCAGCGGTCACGCGGGTCCACAGCACCACGCTCGACGCATCGGGATCACCCGAGGCCACGCCATGACGGAATACCGGGTTCACGGCGGCTGCCGCGAGGGCGGACAGCGGAAGCGCCATGAGCGCCGCGCCCCCGGCGATACCGGCGAGCAGGGCGCGGCGGGAAACCTGGCCGGAACGTGCGGCGGTGCGGGGCGTGGTCATGGCGGGCAGTCCTGTGGTTGCGGGGTGGTTGGATAGGGGCGAAGCACCTCTTTTCGTCATCGCGAGGCTGTGGATTGCTTCGCTGCGCTCGCAATGACGAAGGGCAGGGGCGACGGGACAGAGACTACTGCTCCCTGTTTCGTCATTGCGAGGAGGCGAAGCCGACGAAGCAATCCAAAGCGGGTTTCGCTCCGCTGGCCTGCCTGCCCCGGTGCTGCACCGGGCTCGCAATGACAAAATCAGGGAAGGAACGGGTCGGCGTTCCCCCGAACGCCGACCCGTTCCGCGCGCATCAGAAATCGGCGGTGACGCTGAAGACCATCGTGCGCGGCGTGCCGAGGAAGGCGTAGTTGCCCGAGATACCGCCGAGGAACTTTTCATCGGTCAGGTTGGTGACGTTGAGCGCGAAGGTCAGATCCTTGAGCGTGTCGGTGAGGGCTTCACCGTGCACGGCGACCGACAGGTCGGTCAGGAAGTAGTTCTTCGCGGTCCAGCTGTTGTCGGCATCGACGAAGCGGTTGCCGGTGTACTTGCCGGTCAGGCCCAGGGTGACGGGGCCGTAGTTGTACGTGCCCGACAGCACCCACATGTCCTTGGGGATGCCCGCGACGCGGTTGCCCGCCGTCACGCCCTGCTCGGCGTCGAGCGCGGCGTTGCCGGTGCCGCGGTACTTCGCGTCGATGTGCGTGTACGAACCGTAGAGGCTGAGGCCGGTGACGGGGCGCACGGCGGCGAGAAGCTCGAAGCCTTCGGAGTCGATGCCGCCCGCGTTGAAGAACTGGCCGTCGCCTTCGCTCAGGTAGTCCGGGCCAGCAGAGGAGTTGCTGGGCACGAAGATCACCTGGTTGGAGAACTTGCTCTTGAACCAGGTGGCCGAGGCGTTGAAGATCGGGTTGGTGTAGCGAACGCCTGCTTCCCAGTTCTCGGCGGTTTCGGGCTCGATGCTCTCGAAGGCGTCCTCGCTGTATTCGAGCAGCGTGTCGGACAGCGCCTTGAAGTTCTCCGAATAGCCGCCGAACACGTTCAGGCCGTTCATCGGCTCGACCTGGATACCGCCCGAGAGCAGCACCTTCGACTTCGACTTGACGCTGGAGTCGGAGCTTTCGCCGAACAGGTCGGTGCGGTCGAGGTGGTTGATGAACTGCTTCACGCCGAAGTTCGCGGTGACGGGGCCGACCACGACCTGATCCTCGGCGTACCACTTGAAGGTGCTCTGCGGATACTTGCGGTCGTACTGGGTCCAGTAGGGCATGGCGTCATAGGCCGGGCCGACGCGGGTGTCGCTGACGTGGTGCCAGTCGCGCCATTCGCGGCGGTTGGTGTCCTCGTACCACAGGCCGCCGCGCAGGGTGTTCTCGACCATGCCGAACTGCATCGTCCACGCACCGTCGAGCGTGCCGCCGAGGCGGTCCTTGCGGTAGTGGGTGTGGCGGTAGGACTGCTGCTGGATGGCGCCCGCCGCCGTCGGCGCGACGATCTGGCCGGAGGCGTTGGTGGCGAAGTAGGTCGGCGTGCCCGAACCGGCGGGCAGGGTGGCCCACCATGCGGGGGTGCCCTTGACGGTGCTGGTGCCGTTGATCTCGCTCTGGACGCCCGAGGTGTCCTGCGCGACGTTGACGATGTAGGGCGGCGCCCAGTCACCGCGACCGGCCATGTCGTGGTAATAGACCGATGCCTTGAGATCGAGCGCGTTGGCGATCTTCGTCTCGGCCTTCAGGTAGGCGAAGAAGTTCTTGCGCTTGGTGTTCCAGACCTGGCGGTACTGCTGGTCGGCCACCGGCACGCCGGTCCACACGCCGACGAGGCCGTCGTTGTAGGCGCCGCTGTCGTACTGGGCCTGCGAATAGATCTGGTCGTAGTTGCTTTCGAACGCATCGTCGTAGCTGGCGTAGCCGGTCAGCTTGACGGGGGTGTCGACGATGAACTTCATCGCGAAGTTGTCGCGGCGGTTGTTGGCCGAACCTTCCAGCCAGTCGGTCGCCTGCTGGTGGCCGTAGGAGAACCATGCCTTGGCGACCCCGCCGATCAGGCCGGTGTCGAAGCGGCCGTAGTAGCGGCTGGAGGCATAGTCGCCGACCGAGCCCTGCAGGCGCACGCGCATCTCGTCGATGGGGTCGGCGGTGACGAAGTTGATCGTGCCGCCCAGTGCTTCGTTGGACCGCGAGGCGATGTCGGCGGTGCCCTGGAACACCTCGACGGTGCCGATGTTGGCGGTGTCGATGAAGCGGTTGGCCTTGGAGCCGCCGCCGTAGCCCGAGCCGCCGTTGGGCAGGCCGTCGATGGTCAGGCCGACCTGCTGGGTGTCGAGGTTGGTCTGGTAGCCGCGGATCGAGTAGGTCGTCGACCAGTCGTCGAAGCCGAAGGCGTCGCCCTCGTTCACCTGCACGCCGGGCAGGGTGCCGATGAGGTCGATGGCCGAGGCGATGGGCGACTTGTCGTCGATCAGCGTCTCGTCGAGGGCGGCGTTGTTGTAGGTCGTCTTCTGGCCGGTGACGACGATGGCGTCGGCATCGTCGAACGCAGCGTCGGCTGCGGCATCTGCGGCTGCGGCATCGGCAGCGTCCGCCGCGAAGGCGGGCGTGCTGGCGACGATGGCGGCGAGGCTCGCGCTGAGGACGGCGAGACGGCGAATGGAATTGGCGCGCATGGCTTGGTTGACCCCCTGATGCGTTGCTTTGTGCGGCGCAGCATCTGGGCGCTTAATCTGACGCCGTGCAGACAGTTCAGGGACGATTTGCGGACGGTTCGGTGACGGTGATCTGACGGTTGCGCCGGGGGCGAGCTTAGTGCTTCTCCGGTAAGCGCAAATACCCTGCCGGTGCCGTTCAAGTACCCCTAGGTGCCGTTCAGTGTCGGTTCGATGGCGGTTCGGTGTCCGCCGTTTGACCGCCTCGGCTTCGTCACAAACCCGCAAAGACGGACACATAGAGCCCGGCGGCGAAACTATCCGCCGTTCGCCCGGGACAGATGCAGACACCGTTGCGCATAGCCATTCCGATCCACAGCCTCGGCCCCGGCGGCGTCGAGCGGGTGGCGCTCGGCCTGGCGACGCAATGGCGAGAATGCGGGCATGAGGTGACCATCGTGCTCGGCCGATCGGGCGGATCGAACTTGTGCAGCGCACCACCGCTCGACTACTGGAGCCTGCCCACGCGCCTTGCCACGGCGGGCTGGCAGACGCCGTGGATGGTCCACAGCCTCTACAGTTTCCTCGTCGAAAACCGCATCGACGTGCTGTTCTGCCCCGGCAACACCTATGCCGTCATCGGCGCGGCGATGAAGCTGCTGCTCGGCCCCCACGCCCCGCCGATGATGCTGAAAGTCAGCAATGCGCTGGATCGCCCGGACATGCCCCCGGCCATGCGGCGCGGCTACGGCACCTGGCTGCGCGCGCAGGGCGGCGTGTTCGATTCGATCGTCGCGCTGTCGGAACCGATGCGGCGCGAGGTGCGCGAGCGGATGCTGGCGGAACCCGCGCAGGTCTCGGTGATCGCCAATCCCATCCTCTCGCGCCAGCGCCTGCGCCGCCTCGGCAGCCTTGAGCGGCGCGCGCCCTCGGCCTGGGGGATGCGCTATCTGGCCGCGGGCAGGCTCGCCCCGCAGAAGAACTTCGCGCTGATGCTCCGCGCCTTCGCGCAGGCCGCCCGCGCCGAGGATCGTCTGACCATCGCCGGCGACGGCCCGGAACGCGGCCAGCTCGAAGCGCTGGCCGCCTCGCTCGGCCTCGCCGACAGGATCGATTTCCTTGGCCATGTCGCCGCCATCGACCCGCTGCTGGAGCATGCCGACGCGCTGCTGCTGAGCTCCGACTACGAAGGCCTTCCCGGCGTCGTGGTCGAGGCGCTGGCGGGCGGGGTGCCGATCCTCGCGACCGACTGCTGCGTCAGCATGGCCAACCTGATCGACCACGAACGCACCGGGCTGATCGTCCCGCCGCGCTCGCTGGAGGATTTCGCCCGCGGGATCGTGCGCCTGCGCGACATGCGCGGCGATCCCGAACGCGCCCGCTCGGTCGCCGCCCGCTACGAGCTGGAAGGCGCGGCCCGCCGGTACATCGACCTCATGCGTGAAGTGACCCTGCGGCGCCAGCGCGACCGCAGCCGGGAACTCGCCGCCAGTACCCTCGCACCCTGTCGGTCCCTGCGGCGCTCCCAGTAGCACGCCCTTACATGGAGATGCCCTTGTCCCAATCCGCCGCCGTGGACCCCGCCAGCCTGCCGGCCATCGAGCTCAATCCCATCGAGTTCGTGGCGCAGGACCGTGCGCCGCGACGGGGACGCAACGCGATATTCTCCATCGTGCTGTCGCTCGCGGTGATCGCGGCGGTGGTGCTGGAGACGCGCAGCCTCGACTTGTGGCGCATGGCCGAGATGATCCCGACCTCGCCGGGGTTCTGGCTGATCTTCGCCGCTTCCTACCTCGCCGCTCCGGCGGGCGACTGGCTGATCTTCCGGCAGCTCTGGCGCATTCCGGGCAGTGGAATCCTGCCGCTGCTGCGCAAGAAGATCTACAACGAGCTGCTGCTGGGCTATCTCGGCGAAGCCTATTTCTACACCTGGGCGCGCCGCCGCGTGACGCTGACCGCGACGCCGTTCGGCGCGGTCAAGGACGTGGCGATCCTGTCGGCGGTCACCGGCAACCTGGTGACGCTGGGGCTGCTGGTCGTGGCGGTGCCGTTCCTTGGCTTCGACAAGCTGGGCATCGACGGGCGCGTGCTCACCGGCTCGCTGGCGGTGATTCTGACGATCTCGCTCGGCGCCATGGCCTTCCGCCGCCGCGTGTTCACGCTCCCGCGCGAGGAACTGTGGATGATCGCCGGCATCCATTTCGCGCGCATCGTGGCCTCCACCGTGCTGCTCGCGATGCTCTGGCACCTCGTCCTGCCCGAAGTCGCGCTGAGCTGGTGGCTCTATCTCTCGACCCTGCGCCTGCTGGTTTCGCGCCTGCCGTTGGTGCCCAACAAGGATCTGCTTTTCGCGGGCATCACCGTGGTGGTGCTGGGCGAGGAGCGGGACATCGGCGCGCTCATGGCGCTGATGGCGGGGCTGATCCTGGCCACGCACCTCGTGCTCGGCGCGCTCATCGCCCTCAACGATCTGGCCAACCCGGAGCGACGTTCATGATCGGATCCCTGCTCACGCTGGCGGCGGGCGCCGCGCTGATCCCGTCCACCCCCGATCTCGGCAAGGCCGAGGCGCGATGCAGACCGGGCGACGACGCCTCGTTCGAAGTGCAGGTGAAGGGCCTGAAGGACCGCACCGGCAACCTCAAGCTGGAGGTCTATCCGGCCAACGACACCGACTTCCTGGCCGACGACAACAAGCTGATCAGCGCGGGCAAGACCTTCCGCCGCGTCGAGGTTCCGGTGCCCGCCAGCGGCCCGGTGCGGCTCTGCGTGCGCGTACCCGGTCCCGGTCGCTATGCCGTCAGCCTGCTTCACGATCGCGACGAGAACCGCAAGTTCGGCTGGAGGATCGACGGCATCGGCTTCGCGGGCAACCCGAAGCTCGGCTGGAGCAAGCCGCATGCGAACAAGGCCAGCGCCATGGTGGAGGGCGTGCGCACCCCGATCACCATCGTCCTGAACTACCGCCGGGGCTTCGGCGTCGCCCCGCTCGCATCGAACTGAGGGAGAAGGGCATGAGGATCGTCGACGTCTGCGCCTTCTACTCGCCCTACGGCGGCGGCGTGCGCACCTATGTGGAGCAGAAGCTGCGGGTAGGCCCGGAACTGGGGCACGAGATCGTCATCCTCGCCCCAGGCGACGAGGACGCGGTGATCGAGCGAGGGCCGAACGCGCGCATCATCACGCTGAAGAACCCGCGCCTGCCGGTGGACCGCAAGTACTGGTACTTCGCTTCGGCCCCCCAGCTTCACGACGCGCTGGACGAGCTTCAGCCCGATTTCGTCGAAGCGGCATCGCCGTGGCGCAGCGCCTCGCTGGTCGCGGAATGGGCGGGACCGGCGCCGCGCAGCCTCATCATGCACGCCGACCCGATGTCGGCCTATGCCTACCGCTGGCTGGGGCAGGTCTTCGCGCGGGACACCATCGACCGGCAGTTCTCGATGTTCTGGGAGCATCTGCGCCGCCACAGCCGCCGCTTCGACCATGTCGTCTGCGCCAATTCCAGCCTGACGCGGCGACTGGCCGAAAGCGGGGTTTCGGCGACGGTGACGGTGCCGATGGGGGTCGAGCCGGGGCGTTATTCTCCGCAGAACCGTAACGCCGCCCTTCGCGCGCGGCTGCTCGCGGCCTGCGACCTGCCGGAAAGCGCCAGCCTGCTACTGGGCATCGGTCGGCTTGCCGGAGAGAAGCGCTGGCCGATGGTGATCGACGCGGTCTCCGCCGCGTCGCGCGAGATGCCGATCGGGCTGGTGCTGTTCGGCGAGGGGCGTGAACAGCGCGCGATCCTCAAGCACATCGGGGAGAACCCGCATGTCCGCCTGTTCGAGCCCGAGCGCGATCCGACGATCTTCCCCCGCATCATCGCCAGCGCCGACGCGCTTGTCCACGGCAGCGAGGCGGAGACGTTCTGCATGGTCGCCGCCGAGGCGAGGGCGAGCGGCATTCCGATCATCGTGCCCGACGAGGGCGGCGCGGTCGACCACGCCGCGCGCGGCGGCGGAGTGACGTATGCGGCCCGTGATGCGGCAGCGGCGGCGCGAGCCATCGTCGCGGTGCTCGAGGATCGCTCGCATTGTCCGCAACTGGCGCGGACCAGCACGGATCATTTCGTGGATCTGTTTGCGATGTATGAGACGACCGCCAACGGCGTGCTGCGCGCGGCTTGATCGATACAATCTGACGCTACTTACTCGTCATTGCGAGCGTAGCGAAGCAATCCATAGTCGTGGGTCGACCATGGATTGCTTCGCTACGCTCGCAATGACGAATGGTGGTTCAAATTGATGGTACTGATCTCTCCCCCCGCTCACGCTGAGCTTGTCGAAGCGCGTGAGGCGTGGCGCCCGGTCGCCGGGGGCTTCGACAGGCTCAGCCTGAGCGGAGTTGAGAGGCCTTTGGGGGATTAGAGCTTACTTCTCGTCCCCGCACTGCGTCATCGGGATCGATACATAATCCAGCTTCACGTCGGACACGCTGATGTCCGCCGCGCCGGTGGAGCGCAGGACCAGCGGTGACGTCACCGTGGCCATGTCCGCGCCGCGCGCCGCGAAGCACTTGAGCGGGATGGCGAGGCGGCCCCACTGGCCCGCGCCAGTGGCGGCGAGGGTGGCCGAGATCGGCACTTCCACTGTCTTGCCGCCGCTCGCGAAGCCCGCCGAGAGCGCGCCCGCGGGTTTGCCTTCCAGACGGTATTCGAAGACCAGGCTGATCTCGCCGTTGCTCTCACGCGCGATGTCGAAGGGGCGCGGGGCGGTGAAGGATACGGCGCCGGGGCCGCTCCAGGTCAGGCGCTTGGCGTCTTCCTGCGCACGGTGGTCGACGCCCGACTGGCGCACGCCGTCGCCCGCGACTTCCCAGCCCGGAGGCACCTGTCCGCGCTCGAAGAAGGTGGTCGGCGCGGCCTGTTCGAGCCCGGCAGGGCGTGTCTCGTCCAGCTTGCCGACCTTGCCGGGCTTCGCATAGCTGAGGCCGTAGCCGAAGGCGAACAGCGGGTCGTAGTTCGCATCGCGACGGTTCAGCACGTACTGGTCGGGGCGCTTGGGCCATGAGAAGGTCAGCTTGCCGCGGAAGTCGTGCTGCGGCTTGCCATCCTTGCCCGCGAACAGCACGTCCGAGACGCCGCCGCCCTCGCTGCCCGGCAGGAACGCGGCGACGAAAGCGTCAGACGCGTTCAGTTCCGCGTTCACCCAGAGCGGACGACCGGAGAGGAACACCGCCACGACAGGGATACCCGCTGCCTTGAGGCGGCGCAGCATCTCGACGTCCTTCTTGTCGTTCGGGCTGTATTCGAGGTTGGGGATGTCGCCCTTGAACTCGGCATAGGGCTTCTCGCCGAAGACAACGATGGCGGCGTCGGGCTTCTTCGCGAAGATGCCGTCGGGCGCATAAGTCGCGGTGCCGCCGCCTGCCTTCACGGTCTCCTCGATGCCCTTCCAGATCGACTGGGCGTTGGGGAAGGCGGAGTTCGGCAGGTCGATGCCCTGCCAGGTGATAGACCAGCCACCGGACTGCTGGCTGATGCTGTCCGCTGCCTCGCCCGCGACGAGGATGTTGGCGCTGGGCTTGAGCGGTAGCACGCCCTCGTTCTTGAGCAGCACCAGCGATTCCTGCACGGCGCGGCGGGCGATGGCGCGGTGCTCGGCGGAGCCGATGCTGTCGAACTTCCCCGCGAAGGCGCGGGTCGAGGGGCGTCCACGGTCGAAAGTACCCGCGCGCAGTTTCACGCGCAGGATGCGGCGCACCGCGTCGTCGAGGCGGGCGGCGGGGATGGTGCCGTCCTTCGCTTCGCGCAGGGTGTTGGCGTAGAGCGTCTTCCAGGCCGGGCCGGAGTACATGAACATGTCGAGCCCGGCGTTGATCGCCGCCGCGCAGTCCTCGTTCGAGCAGCCCTTGACCTGTCCGTGGCTGTTCCAGTCGCCCACGACGAAGCCGTCGAAGCCCATGCGATCCTTGAGCACGCCGGTCAGGAGCGACTTGTTGCCGCTCATCTTCTCGCCGTTCCAGCTGGAGAAGCTGGCCATGACCGACTGCGTGCCCGCCTCGATCGCGGCGGGATAGCCGCCAAGGTGGACGTCGCGCAACACTTCCTCGGAGACGCGCGTGTCGCCCTGGTCGCGCCCGCCGGTGCCGCCGTCGCCGAGGAAATGCTTGGTCGTGGCGATCAGGTGGTCGGGCGAGAGGAATCCCTTGGTGCCGACCTTGCCCTGCACGCCCTCGATCATCGCACCGGCATAGTCGGCGGCGACTTCGGGTTCCTCCGAATAGCTTTCGTAAGTGCGACCCCAGCGATCGTCCTGCACCACGGCGAGGGTCGGGGCGAAGGTCCAGTCGAGGCCCGCCGCCGCCGTTTCCAGCGCGGTGACGCGGCCGATCTCGCGGATCAGGTCGCGGTCGCGCGCGGCGCCGAGGCCGATGTTGTGCGGGAAGAGGGTGGCGCCAACGATGTTGTTGTTGCCGTGGACCGAATCCGTGCCCCAGATGATCGGGATCTTCGGACCTTTTGCAGCCATCGACGCATCGTAGAACTCGTCCGCAAGGCGCAGCCACTTGGCAGGCGATGCGTACTCGTCGTCGTAGGGGCCGGAATTGCCGCCGTTCAGCACCGAACCGATGCGCGTCGTGCGCACTTCCTCGGGCTTGATCGAGCCGATATCGACCTGGATCAGCTGGCCGACCTTGTCCTCGACCGACATCGCCTTGAGCAGCGCGTCGATGCGCTTCTCTACGGCGGGATCGCGGCCGGGCTGCGCCTTGACGGCGGGCCAGATGTCGGGGCGGGCGGTGGACGACGTGTTCTGGGCTGCGAGCGGCGCGGCGAGGAGGCCGATGCACAGGGCCGAAAGCGAGATGCGGGAAAAGGCGGTCATGCGGCGTCCTTGGCTTGCGATTGCGACCGGAGGATGGCGGGTCGAAGGGAGCGGGCGGCGGCCGGTCTCTTGATCGTGCCGCCGCCCGGAGTGACGGCCCGTGCTGCGGAGGAGGGTGCAGCGGCGGGCATCACCGGGAGCTATGTGGGGAGCGGTTCATGCTCCGGGAAATTGTCCCGTCGCTCCCGGGCAAGCGGGAGCGACGGGTGGATCGTGACGGGCTGTCCGGCATGATCCCGGCAGCCGGGATCGAGGGGGCAAGGGCCGGACGGCTCGCCAGGGCTTAGAAGTTGGCCTTGGCCCGCACGCCCCAGGTACGCGGCGCCTGCAGGTTCGACAGGAACACCGGATCGTAGCGCGGCGCGCCGAAGGCGCTGGCGTTGGTGCGGATTCTGCCGTTCTCGATGTTCTGCACGAAGGCCTCGACCGTGTAGTTGCCGTCAGGCGCGGTGAAGCGCAGCGCGGCATCCGAGCGGAAGTAGGCCTTCTGGCGATCCCAGTCGGTGCCGTTGGTGCCGCGATCGGGCATGTTGTCCGCAGGCAGGTTGGCGTTGACGAAGGGGTTGGCGTCGCCGTTGAAGTAGCTCAGCCAGCTTGCCGTCTCGTAGTGCGTGGTCAGGCGCGGGGTGATCGTCGCGCCACTCGCCAGTTCGAAGTCGTGCTCGTAGCTGATCGTCGCCGAGAAGCGCGGCGCGTGGGCCAGTTCGTTGCCCTTGAGCTGCGCGATCGAGGACTGCTTGCCACCGTCATAGAGGCGACCGTCGACGCTTTCCAGATCGTCCAGCTTGGTCTTCTGGAGCGTGCCGGAGAACTGCAGGCGGTCGGCGGGGGTGAAGTTGGCTGTCAGTTCCGCTTCCAGACCGTAGGCCTTCGCGCCGTCGGCGTTCTGCGTCACGATCTGGCTGCGCACGACGTTGCCCTGCGCATCGCGGAAGGTGACGGCCTGGTTGACCTGGTAGCCCTTGAAGTCGCTGTAGTAGGCCGCAAGGTTCAGGGTGACCATGCGGTCGAGGAAGCGGCTCTTGAGGCCGACTTCATAGTTCGTCAGCGTTTCTGGATCGGTCAGCCCGGCGTTGTCCTGGATGTTGCCGGACTTGAAGCCGGTGCTGATGCTGGCGTAGCCCAGCACGTCCTCGGCGATGTCCGCATCGACGCGGGCGAGGTACGTCAGCTTGTTCCACTTGCCCTTCACGTCGTTGCTGGAGATCGAGAAGCCCGGCAGCAGGGCGACGAGTTCCTGCGCGGTGGCGTTCGGATAGGCACCGAAGATGCCGCCCTGGCAGGCGCCGCCGGGGGCGAGGTCCGCCGGGGTGCAGCCCGCGCCCGAATAGGTCACGTTGCGGCCGCCGATGTCTTCCTTCTTGTCCGACGTGTAGCGCAGGCCGCCGGTGACGCGGATCGCGTCGGTCGCGTGCCAGACCACCTGTCCGAACACCGCGCGGGAATCGATCTGGCGGTTTGCCTGGATGAAGCTGCCCGCCCAGCTGAAGGTGCCGTCTCGGTAGCCGTTGCGCTGGTCGATGTCGAAGCGGATGCGGTTCTTCTCGTGGCTGTAGTAGGCGCCGAGGATCCAGTCGAAGGTCTGCTCGCCGCTCGACTTCAGCTGAACTTCGTGGCTCTGGAAGTCATAGCGCGAGGACAGCGTGCGGTTTTCGCCGAAGGCGCCGAGCGGCAGGTCGTTGCCCGCCGCGTCCTTCTGGCCCGTCGGCGGCAGCGCGCCCGCGTCGGCGTCGGTCTGGGTCGAGCCGCCGATGCGCGACCAGCCGGCGATGTAGCTGACCTGGATGCCGTCGGTCACGTCGTAGTTCATCGTGCTGCGCACGGCGGCCGAGTAGCGGTCGGTGTCGGGCGCGGTGTCGGACAGGGTGGACCAGCGCTTGGTGCCCGCGCGCGGGGTCTGGAGCAGGCCGATGACCGGTGCGCCGGTGTCCCAGAAGCCTTCTGCCGAGAGGTTCCAGCTGAACTTGTCGCTCGGCTGCCAGAGCAGCGAGCCGCGAACCGACTTCTGGTCGGCGGCGTAGTACTTCTTGCCGCGCGTGACGAAGGCCGACTTGTTGATGCCGTCGATGTCGGGCGCGGGCTGGAAGTCGGCAAAGCCGTCGTGCCGGTCGGCGACGAAGGCGATGCGCGCGGCC includes these proteins:
- a CDS encoding glycosyltransferase gives rise to the protein MRIVDVCAFYSPYGGGVRTYVEQKLRVGPELGHEIVILAPGDEDAVIERGPNARIITLKNPRLPVDRKYWYFASAPQLHDALDELQPDFVEAASPWRSASLVAEWAGPAPRSLIMHADPMSAYAYRWLGQVFARDTIDRQFSMFWEHLRRHSRRFDHVVCANSSLTRRLAESGVSATVTVPMGVEPGRYSPQNRNAALRARLLAACDLPESASLLLGIGRLAGEKRWPMVIDAVSAASREMPIGLVLFGEGREQRAILKHIGENPHVRLFEPERDPTIFPRIIASADALVHGSEAETFCMVAAEARASGIPIIVPDEGGAVDHAARGGGVTYAARDAAAAARAIVAVLEDRSHCPQLARTSTDHFVDLFAMYETTANGVLRAA
- a CDS encoding DUF2141 domain-containing protein — encoded protein: MIGSLLTLAAGAALIPSTPDLGKAEARCRPGDDASFEVQVKGLKDRTGNLKLEVYPANDTDFLADDNKLISAGKTFRRVEVPVPASGPVRLCVRVPGPGRYAVSLLHDRDENRKFGWRIDGIGFAGNPKLGWSKPHANKASAMVEGVRTPITIVLNYRRGFGVAPLASN
- a CDS encoding TonB-dependent receptor, coding for MRANSIRRLAVLSASLAAIVASTPAFAADAADAAAADAAADAAFDDADAIVVTGQKTTYNNAALDETLIDDKSPIASAIDLIGTLPGVQVNEGDAFGFDDWSTTYSIRGYQTNLDTQQVGLTIDGLPNGGSGYGGGSKANRFIDTANIGTVEVFQGTADIASRSNEALGGTINFVTADPIDEMRVRLQGSVGDYASSRYYGRFDTGLIGGVAKAWFSYGHQQATDWLEGSANNRRDNFAMKFIVDTPVKLTGYASYDDAFESNYDQIYSQAQYDSGAYNDGLVGVWTGVPVADQQYRQVWNTKRKNFFAYLKAETKIANALDLKASVYYHDMAGRGDWAPPYIVNVAQDTSGVQSEINGTSTVKGTPAWWATLPAGSGTPTYFATNASGQIVAPTAAGAIQQQSYRHTHYRKDRLGGTLDGAWTMQFGMVENTLRGGLWYEDTNRREWRDWHHVSDTRVGPAYDAMPYWTQYDRKYPQSTFKWYAEDQVVVGPVTANFGVKQFINHLDRTDLFGESSDSSVKSKSKVLLSGGIQVEPMNGLNVFGGYSENFKALSDTLLEYSEDAFESIEPETAENWEAGVRYTNPIFNASATWFKSKFSNQVIFVPSNSSAGPDYLSEGDGQFFNAGGIDSEGFELLAAVRPVTGLSLYGSYTHIDAKYRGTGNAALDAEQGVTAGNRVAGIPKDMWVLSGTYNYGPVTLGLTGKYTGNRFVDADNSWTAKNYFLTDLSVAVHGEALTDTLKDLTFALNVTNLTDEKFLGGISGNYAFLGTPRTMVFSVTADF
- a CDS encoding glycoside hydrolase family 3 protein is translated as MTAFSRISLSALCIGLLAAPLAAQNTSSTARPDIWPAVKAQPGRDPAVEKRIDALLKAMSVEDKVGQLIQVDIGSIKPEEVRTTRIGSVLNGGNSGPYDDEYASPAKWLRLADEFYDASMAAKGPKIPIIWGTDSVHGNNNIVGATLFPHNIGLGAARDRDLIREIGRVTALETAAAGLDWTFAPTLAVVQDDRWGRTYESYSEEPEVAADYAGAMIEGVQGKVGTKGFLSPDHLIATTKHFLGDGGTGGRDQGDTRVSEEVLRDVHLGGYPAAIEAGTQSVMASFSSWNGEKMSGNKSLLTGVLKDRMGFDGFVVGDWNSHGQVKGCSNEDCAAAINAGLDMFMYSGPAWKTLYANTLREAKDGTIPAARLDDAVRRILRVKLRAGTFDRGRPSTRAFAGKFDSIGSAEHRAIARRAVQESLVLLKNEGVLPLKPSANILVAGEAADSISQQSGGWSITWQGIDLPNSAFPNAQSIWKGIEETVKAGGGTATYAPDGIFAKKPDAAIVVFGEKPYAEFKGDIPNLEYSPNDKKDVEMLRRLKAAGIPVVAVFLSGRPLWVNAELNASDAFVAAFLPGSEGGGVSDVLFAGKDGKPQHDFRGKLTFSWPKRPDQYVLNRRDANYDPLFAFGYGLSYAKPGKVGKLDETRPAGLEQAAPTTFFERGQVPPGWEVAGDGVRQSGVDHRAQEDAKRLTWSGPGAVSFTAPRPFDIARESNGEISLVFEYRLEGKPAGALSAGFASGGKTVEVPISATLAATGAGQWGRLAIPLKCFAARGADMATVTSPLVLRSTGAADISVSDVKLDYVSIPMTQCGDEK
- a CDS encoding glycosyltransferase, whose amino-acid sequence is MRIAIPIHSLGPGGVERVALGLATQWRECGHEVTIVLGRSGGSNLCSAPPLDYWSLPTRLATAGWQTPWMVHSLYSFLVENRIDVLFCPGNTYAVIGAAMKLLLGPHAPPMMLKVSNALDRPDMPPAMRRGYGTWLRAQGGVFDSIVALSEPMRREVRERMLAEPAQVSVIANPILSRQRLRRLGSLERRAPSAWGMRYLAAGRLAPQKNFALMLRAFAQAARAEDRLTIAGDGPERGQLEALAASLGLADRIDFLGHVAAIDPLLEHADALLLSSDYEGLPGVVVEALAGGVPILATDCCVSMANLIDHERTGLIVPPRSLEDFARGIVRLRDMRGDPERARSVAARYELEGAARRYIDLMREVTLRRQRDRSRELAASTLAPCRSLRRSQ
- a CDS encoding TonB-dependent receptor — its product is MTRNALIASTALATAMLIAAPVYAQDTAPQAAAPASDGDIIVTATRRETTLQSTPIAVSAFGQAQLDKQQVKDVTDLARFVPSLQFNQQGDQSAVLLTLRGIGNDSAYTEVADPEVAIYVDGIYSPRSQGASVLMYDMERVEVLRGPQGTLFGRNATVGALSLISAKPKLGEFEGNVEVTGGNYDRLGIRGAINLPITDTLAARIAFVADRHDGFADFQPAPDIDGINKSAFVTRGKKYYAADQKSVRGSLLWQPSDKFSWNLSAEGFWDTGAPVIGLLQTPRAGTKRWSTLSDTAPDTDRYSAAVRSTMNYDVTDGIQVSYIAGWSRIGGSTQTDADAGALPPTGQKDAAGNDLPLGAFGENRTLSSRYDFQSHEVQLKSSGEQTFDWILGAYYSHEKNRIRFDIDQRNGYRDGTFSWAGSFIQANRQIDSRAVFGQVVWHATDAIRVTGGLRYTSDKKEDIGGRNVTYSGAGCTPADLAPGGACQGGIFGAYPNATAQELVALLPGFSISSNDVKGKWNKLTYLARVDADIAEDVLGYASISTGFKSGNIQDNAGLTDPETLTNYEVGLKSRFLDRMVTLNLAAYYSDFKGYQVNQAVTFRDAQGNVVRSQIVTQNADGAKAYGLEAELTANFTPADRLQFSGTLQKTKLDDLESVDGRLYDGGKQSSIAQLKGNELAHAPRFSATISYEHDFELASGATITPRLTTHYETASWLSYFNGDANPFVNANLPADNMPDRGTNGTDWDRQKAYFRSDAALRFTAPDGNYTVEAFVQNIENGRIRTNASAFGAPRYDPVFLSNLQAPRTWGVRAKANF